A genomic region of Zalophus californianus isolate mZalCal1 chromosome 11, mZalCal1.pri.v2, whole genome shotgun sequence contains the following coding sequences:
- the LOC113914501 gene encoding cytochrome c oxidase subunit 8A, mitochondrial: MSLLTAQLLRGLTGLTRRLPVQRAQIHSKPPREELGTMDVAVGLTSCFLCFLLPSGWVLSHLESYKKRE, translated from the exons ATGTCTTTGTTGACCGCGCAGCTGCTCAGGGGCCTGACAGGTCTCACCCGGAGGCTCCCGGTGCAGCGTGCCCAGATCCATTCCAAGCCTCCGCGGGAGGAGCTCGGGACCATG GATGTTGCCGTTGGGCTCACCTCCTGCTTCCTGTGTTTCCTCCTGCCATCGGGCTGGGTCCTGTCGCATCTGGAGAGCTACAAGAAGCGGGAGTGA
- the OTUB1 gene encoding ubiquitin thioesterase OTUB1, with translation MAAEEPQQQKQEPLGSDSEGVNCLAYDEAIMAQQDRIQQEIAVQNPLVSERLELSVLYKEYAEDDNIYQQKIKDLHKKYSYIRKTRPDGNCFYRAFGFSHLEALLDDSKELQRFKAVSAKSKEDLVSQGFTEFTIEDFHNTFMDLIEQVEKQTSVADLLASFNDQSTSDYLVVYLRLLTSGYLQRESKFFEHFIEGGRTVKEFCQQEVEPMCKESDHIHIIALAQALSVSIQVEYMDRGEGGTTNPHIFPEGSEPKVYLLYRPGHYDILYK, from the exons ATGGCGGCGGAGGAACCTCAGCAGCAGAAGCAGGAGCCGCTCGGCAGCGACTCCGAAG GTGTTAACTGTCTTGCTTATGATGAAGCCATCATGGCTCAGCAGGACCGAATTCAGCAAGAG ATTGCTGTGCAGAACCCCCTGGTCTCGGAGCGGCTGGAGCTTTCCGTCCTGTACAAGGAGTATGCTGAGGATGACAACATCTATCAACAGAAGATCAAG GACCTCCACAAAAAGTACTCATACATCCGCAAGACCAGGCCCGACGGAAACTGCTTCTACCGAGCTTTCGGATTCTCGCACTTGGAGGCGCTGCTGGACGACAGCAAGGAATTGCAGCG GTTTAAGGCCGTGTCTGCCAAGAGCAAAGAGGACCTGGTGTCCCAGGGCTTTACCGAGTTCACAATCGAGGATTTCCACAACACG TTCATGGACCTGATCGAGCAGGTGGAGAAGCAGACCTCCGTAGCTGACCTGCTGGCCTCCTTCAACGACCAGAGCACCTCGGACTACCTGGTGGTGTACCTGCGGCTGCTCACCTCAGGCTACCTGCAGCGGGAGAGCAAGTTCTTCGAGCACTTCATTGAGGGGGGGCGGACGGTCAAGGAGTTCTGTCAGCAG GAGGTGGAGCCCATGTGCAAGGAGAGCGACCACATTCACATCATCGCGCTGGCCCAGGCCCTCAGCGTCTCCATCCAGGTGGAGTACATGGACCGCGGCGAGGGCGGCACCACCAACCCGCACATCTTTCCCGAGGGCTCCGAGCCCAAGGTGTACCTCCTCTATCGGCCTGGACACTACGACATCCTCTACAAATAG